A genomic segment from Actinoplanes sichuanensis encodes:
- a CDS encoding helix-turn-helix domain-containing protein has product MPDEVTDNDENGLSHNSGATVRRLQLGGHLRALRRAKGLTRDQAGYTIRASESKISRMELGRVSFKERDVTDLLKLYGVEDPAEHRRVLAMMREANAPSWWQAFGDVLDTWFQNYLDLEQAAELIRTYEIQFVPGLLQTDAYARAVIKLGHEDGGPEEITRRAQLRMARKQVLQRPDAPRLWAVLDEAVLRRPIGGPEVLREQIEYLLAICESPRVRLQVMPFAKGGHAAAGQAFSILRFPHEKLPDVVYIEHLTSGLYLERREEVDRYAAAIGRLFIEAELPSRTPEILREHLARL; this is encoded by the coding sequence GTGCCCGACGAAGTGACCGACAACGACGAGAACGGCCTCAGCCACAACAGCGGGGCGACGGTGCGCCGGCTGCAGCTCGGCGGGCATCTGCGCGCCCTGCGACGGGCCAAGGGACTCACCCGCGACCAGGCCGGCTACACGATCCGGGCCAGCGAGTCGAAGATCAGCCGAATGGAGCTGGGCCGGGTCAGCTTCAAGGAACGTGACGTCACCGACCTGCTGAAACTCTACGGCGTCGAGGACCCGGCCGAGCACCGCCGGGTGCTGGCGATGATGCGCGAGGCCAACGCGCCGAGCTGGTGGCAGGCGTTCGGCGACGTGCTGGACACCTGGTTCCAGAACTATCTGGACCTGGAGCAGGCGGCCGAGCTGATCCGCACCTACGAGATCCAGTTCGTGCCGGGCCTGCTACAGACCGACGCGTATGCGCGGGCCGTGATCAAACTCGGCCACGAGGACGGCGGGCCGGAGGAGATCACCCGGCGCGCCCAGCTCCGGATGGCCCGCAAGCAGGTGCTCCAGCGGCCGGATGCGCCCCGGCTGTGGGCGGTCCTCGACGAGGCGGTGCTGCGCCGGCCGATCGGCGGTCCCGAGGTGCTCCGCGAGCAGATCGAGTATCTGTTGGCGATCTGTGAGTCGCCGCGGGTCCGGTTGCAGGTCATGCCGTTCGCCAAGGGCGGGCACGCGGCCGCCGGGCAGGCGTTCAGCATCCTGCGGTTCCCACACGAGAAACTGCCCGACGTCGTCTACATCGAACACCTCACCAGCGGCCTCTATCTGGAGCGGCGCGAGGAGGTGGACAGGTATGCGGCGGCGATCGGCCGACTGTTCATCGAGGCGGAGCTGCCCAGCCGGACACCGGAGATCCTTCGCGAACACCTGGCCCGGCTGTAA
- a CDS encoding bifunctional glycosyltransferase family 2/GtrA family protein: MIVLIPAYQPDQRLVRLVERLGRHRILIVDDGSGAPYRQIFEEARLAGAEVITLTTNRGKGFALKTGFAHIAARRPGADVVCADSDGQHRVEDIEAVAERLSTSPAAMVLGVRRFTGPVPARSRYGNAATRILFRMITGLAVTDTQTGLRGYPSRMLGWLGRVPGDRFEYELKLLLRAARERLPVEEVGIATVYLDGNSSSHFRPIIDSARIYGPLFAFAGSSLLAFAVDAALLAVLVSWTGQLVTSAVVARLISATLNYTVNRTAVFGGAGRTPHRQAAPRYAALAVASLTANVALLEWLTAATGSLAVGKVVTEVALFLAGFAVQRLFVFGRRPADTGTPIAPEPQPAGTRG; this comes from the coding sequence ATGATCGTGCTCATCCCGGCCTACCAGCCCGACCAGCGCCTGGTTCGTCTCGTGGAACGGCTGGGCCGCCATCGCATCCTCATCGTCGACGACGGCTCGGGTGCCCCGTACCGCCAGATTTTCGAAGAGGCCCGCCTCGCCGGCGCCGAAGTGATCACCCTGACCACCAACCGGGGAAAGGGTTTCGCCCTGAAGACCGGATTCGCGCACATCGCCGCCCGCCGGCCGGGCGCGGACGTGGTCTGCGCGGACAGCGACGGCCAGCATCGGGTCGAGGACATCGAGGCGGTCGCCGAGCGGCTCAGCACCTCACCGGCGGCCATGGTCCTCGGCGTCCGCCGGTTCACCGGGCCGGTCCCGGCCCGCAGCCGGTACGGCAACGCCGCCACCCGGATCCTGTTCCGGATGATCACCGGCCTCGCCGTCACCGACACCCAGACCGGGCTGCGCGGCTATCCGTCGCGGATGCTCGGCTGGCTCGGCCGGGTGCCCGGCGACCGATTCGAGTACGAGCTGAAACTGCTGCTCCGCGCCGCCCGCGAACGCCTGCCGGTCGAGGAGGTCGGCATCGCCACCGTCTATCTGGACGGCAACAGCTCCTCGCACTTCCGGCCGATCATCGACTCGGCACGCATCTACGGGCCGCTGTTCGCGTTCGCCGGGTCGTCCCTGCTCGCGTTCGCCGTCGACGCCGCCCTGCTCGCCGTCCTCGTCTCGTGGACCGGTCAGCTCGTCACCTCGGCGGTCGTCGCCCGGCTGATCAGCGCCACCCTCAACTACACGGTCAACCGGACCGCCGTCTTCGGTGGTGCCGGCCGTACCCCGCACCGGCAGGCCGCGCCCCGCTACGCCGCCCTCGCGGTCGCCTCGCTGACCGCCAACGTGGCACTGCTCGAATGGCTTACCGCCGCGACCGGCTCGCTGGCCGTCGGCAAGGTCGTCACCGAGGTCGCGTTGTTCCTCGCCGGATTCGCCGTCCAGCGGCTGTTCGTCTTCGGCCGGCGGCCCGCCGACACCGGCACCCCGATCGCACCCGAACCACAGCCGGCCGGCACCCGCGGGTGA
- a CDS encoding phosphodiester glycosidase family protein, giving the protein MTTNPAPPQPRRISRRGLLAGGLGLLAAAGGGSAWALDRYVLDHVEVSGASQLAAQNVVAAEADSTGTATASSYSSDTATIKIKNVATGTGTDKVTYYVADVQVTDATIVKSAFADDQFGENIIANPSEIAASVNAVLAINGDYYGFRDTGIVIRNGVKFRDSGARQGLALYADGSMKLYDETTTSADELIEAGVWNTLSFGPGLVQDGQVISGIDQIEVDTNFGNHSIQGQQPRTGIGIVDTNHLLFVVVDGRSKGYSRGVTMPEFAEIFTGLGAQVAYNLDGGGSSAMIFQDKLVNNPLGKGQERGTSDILYVAG; this is encoded by the coding sequence GTGACGACGAACCCCGCACCCCCGCAACCCCGCCGGATCAGCCGCCGCGGCCTGCTCGCCGGTGGACTGGGCCTGCTCGCCGCCGCCGGCGGCGGTAGCGCCTGGGCCCTCGACCGCTACGTCCTCGACCACGTCGAGGTCTCCGGCGCCTCCCAGCTGGCCGCCCAGAACGTGGTCGCGGCCGAGGCGGACAGCACCGGCACGGCGACCGCCAGCAGCTACTCCAGCGACACCGCCACCATCAAGATCAAGAACGTGGCGACCGGTACGGGCACCGACAAGGTCACCTACTACGTGGCCGACGTGCAGGTCACCGACGCGACGATCGTCAAGTCGGCGTTCGCTGACGACCAGTTCGGTGAGAACATCATCGCGAACCCGTCGGAGATCGCCGCCTCGGTGAACGCGGTCCTGGCCATCAACGGCGACTACTACGGGTTCCGGGACACCGGCATCGTCATCCGCAACGGGGTCAAGTTCCGGGACTCCGGTGCCCGGCAGGGGCTGGCCCTCTACGCCGACGGGTCGATGAAGCTCTACGACGAGACGACGACCAGCGCCGACGAGCTGATCGAGGCCGGGGTGTGGAACACGCTGTCGTTCGGGCCCGGGCTCGTCCAGGACGGTCAGGTGATCTCCGGGATCGACCAGATCGAGGTGGACACCAACTTCGGCAACCACTCCATCCAGGGGCAGCAGCCGCGCACCGGGATCGGCATCGTCGACACCAACCACCTGCTGTTCGTGGTCGTCGACGGGCGCAGCAAGGGATACAGCCGGGGCGTGACCATGCCCGAGTTCGCGGAGATCTTCACCGGACTCGGGGCACAGGTGGCGTACAACCTGGACGGTGGCGGCAGCTCGGCGATGATCTTCCAGGACAAGCTCGTCAACAACCCGCTCGGCAAGGGCCAGGAGCGCGGCACCAGCGACATCCTCTACGTGGCCGGGTGA